A part of Hymenobacter swuensis DY53 genomic DNA contains:
- a CDS encoding Fic family protein, translating to MPAHPLYAINPSRDVPWNALPELPLAQELWRTPEVLEQLGHAREALGRLHGRSVAIPNQGLLVNSISLQEAKASSAIENIFTTDDELYRAFSETAAEQAEGPAKEVLRYREALWSGHAYLQTQAGFTRDYFVRMFREIKQVEEGIRPPFSSTIIRQGGSGYNAGKAVYTPPRGAGVVEAKLDNLLAFVNDDHAYPLHPLLKMAIGHFQFEAIHPFRDGNGRTGRIFNIHYLVHKGLLDYPILYLSRYIVAHKEAYYGALAGVSQRGDWQAWLLYMLTAVEVTANLTFDKINRILAARDAIGEVVAGQKNLRRPDQLVQKIFTQPITRVKHLTEDRTYAENTARDYLNKLVELQVLEKQTIGGNHYYVNRELYSILED from the coding sequence ATGCCAGCTCATCCCCTGTACGCCATTAATCCCAGCCGGGACGTGCCCTGGAATGCCTTGCCGGAGCTGCCTCTTGCCCAGGAACTGTGGCGCACGCCCGAAGTGCTCGAGCAACTCGGCCATGCCCGCGAAGCCCTGGGGCGGTTGCACGGCCGCAGCGTGGCCATTCCCAACCAAGGGCTGCTGGTGAACTCCATCAGCTTGCAGGAAGCCAAGGCCTCCAGCGCGATTGAGAACATCTTCACCACCGACGACGAGTTGTACCGCGCCTTTAGCGAAACCGCCGCCGAGCAGGCCGAGGGGCCGGCCAAGGAGGTGCTGCGCTACCGCGAGGCGCTGTGGAGCGGCCACGCGTACCTGCAAACGCAAGCCGGCTTTACCCGCGACTACTTCGTGCGCATGTTTCGCGAAATCAAGCAGGTTGAGGAAGGCATCCGCCCCCCATTTTCTTCGACCATCATCCGCCAGGGCGGCAGCGGCTACAACGCCGGAAAGGCCGTCTACACCCCGCCCCGGGGCGCGGGCGTGGTGGAAGCCAAGCTAGACAACCTACTGGCCTTTGTTAACGACGACCACGCCTACCCACTGCACCCCTTGCTCAAAATGGCCATTGGGCACTTTCAGTTCGAAGCTATTCACCCATTCCGGGACGGCAACGGGCGCACGGGGCGCATTTTCAACATCCACTACCTGGTGCACAAAGGGCTGCTGGACTACCCGATTCTGTACCTGAGCCGCTACATCGTCGCCCACAAGGAGGCGTACTACGGGGCGCTGGCCGGCGTCTCGCAGCGCGGCGACTGGCAAGCCTGGCTGCTGTACATGCTCACAGCCGTGGAAGTCACGGCGAACCTGACCTTTGACAAAATCAACCGTATCCTGGCCGCCCGCGACGCCATCGGGGAAGTGGTCGCGGGCCAGAAAAACCTGCGCCGCCCCGACCAGTTGGTGCAGAAAATCTTTACCCAGCCCATTACCCGCGTCAAGCACCTGACCGAGGACCGGACCTATGCCGAGAACACGGCCCGCGATTACCTCAATAAGCTGGTGGAACTGCAGGTATTGGAAAAGCAGACCATTGGCGGCAATCATTACTACGTCAACCGCGAGTTGTACAGCATTCTGGAAGATTAG
- a CDS encoding LytR/AlgR family response regulator transcription factor: MSTSSPLIRALLVEDEYLARQEMRYLLKEAHPDVDIIGEAADADTARRLIRELRPDLLLLDISLPGETGFDLLESLDEVPHVVFVTAYDQYATRAFQVSALDYVLKPVHPERLAQALRRVRQTLLPPVLPPAAAAHPIEDDTAAGPPAPPAPPLTPQSQVFIKDGEACYFVRLADIDMFEAVGNYVRVYFGTQSPLHHKSLQQLEDKLPPDLFFRVNRQQILNLTTIERVHAYYKGGLLLEVRGGRRIDVSTRQAVRFKELLSL, translated from the coding sequence ATGTCCACCTCTTCTCCCCTCATCCGCGCCCTTCTCGTCGAAGACGAATACCTGGCCCGTCAGGAAATGCGCTACTTGCTCAAAGAAGCCCACCCCGACGTGGACATCATCGGCGAGGCTGCCGATGCCGACACCGCGCGCCGCCTCATCCGGGAGCTACGGCCCGACTTGCTGCTGCTCGATATTTCGCTGCCCGGCGAAACCGGCTTTGACCTGCTGGAAAGCCTTGACGAGGTGCCACACGTGGTGTTCGTAACCGCTTATGACCAGTATGCCACCCGTGCCTTTCAGGTGTCGGCCCTGGACTACGTGCTCAAGCCCGTGCACCCGGAGCGGCTGGCCCAGGCCCTGCGCCGGGTGCGGCAGACCCTGCTGCCGCCCGTTTTGCCGCCCGCCGCTGCTGCTCATCCGATAGAAGACGATACTGCCGCTGGCCCGCCCGCGCCACCCGCGCCGCCGCTCACGCCCCAGAGCCAGGTGTTTATCAAAGATGGCGAAGCCTGCTATTTTGTGCGGCTGGCCGATATTGATATGTTCGAAGCCGTAGGCAACTACGTGCGGGTGTACTTCGGGACGCAGTCACCGCTACACCACAAGTCGTTGCAGCAGCTGGAAGACAAGCTTCCGCCCGACCTGTTTTTCCGCGTCAACCGCCAGCAAATTCTCAACCTGACCACCATTGAGCGGGTCCATGCCTACTACAAAGGCGGTCTGCTGCTGGAAGTGCGCGGCGGCCGGCGCATCGATGTCTCGACCCGGCAGGCCGTACGATTTAAGGAGTTGCTGAGCTTATGA
- a CDS encoding sensor histidine kinase yields the protein MQHYFRAKPYYWFFQLLGWEAFWGTQVHAAFMLKKYQPSTLNWLTMTVVFGLLLTHGYRTLLLRFGVLRLPLVWQAVVAMLGLLGLSLSMQLLLPAAFTLLAGKWQWPYTSGVAGFVFGVIDIGRYLIVWVLAYHFFVAGEWLAQAQARELHAAAARRQAELDLLRSQINPHFLFNALNSVRALTLSDPHRARTAVTQLADLLRYTLNYEQRQLIPLGEELAAVQDYLALEQTRFGPERLRLDLQVPEALLAWPVPPAALLTLIENAVKHGISATPGGGLLRLVAQAAPAEPNNNAPAAECLHLEVSQPGHLPDPAAVLPACLPGQTGGLGLVNTRQRLLALYGDGARLTLREQPAGTVVARLNVPAAVLGVKLIA from the coding sequence AAGTACCAGCCAAGTACGCTGAATTGGCTCACCATGACGGTCGTGTTTGGGCTGCTGCTCACCCATGGCTACCGGACGCTGCTGCTGCGTTTCGGGGTGCTGCGCCTGCCGCTGGTTTGGCAGGCGGTGGTGGCGATGCTGGGCCTGCTGGGCCTCTCGCTGAGTATGCAGCTGCTGCTGCCCGCTGCTTTTACGCTGCTGGCCGGCAAATGGCAGTGGCCTTACACGAGTGGCGTAGCCGGCTTCGTGTTTGGGGTGATAGACATCGGGCGCTACCTGATTGTGTGGGTGCTGGCCTACCATTTTTTCGTAGCGGGCGAGTGGCTGGCCCAGGCCCAGGCGCGGGAGCTGCACGCTGCTGCTGCACGCCGCCAGGCCGAGTTGGATTTGCTGCGGTCTCAAATCAACCCCCACTTTCTGTTCAATGCCCTGAACTCGGTGCGCGCCCTGACCCTGAGTGACCCCCACCGCGCCCGCACCGCCGTCACGCAGCTCGCCGATTTGCTGCGCTACACCCTGAACTATGAGCAGCGCCAACTCATCCCGCTGGGCGAGGAGCTGGCCGCCGTGCAGGACTATCTGGCCCTGGAGCAAACCCGCTTCGGCCCCGAACGCCTGCGCCTCGACCTGCAAGTGCCAGAGGCCCTGCTGGCCTGGCCCGTGCCACCTGCCGCCCTGCTTACGCTCATCGAAAACGCCGTCAAGCACGGCATCAGCGCCACGCCGGGCGGCGGCTTGCTGCGCCTCGTGGCGCAGGCCGCGCCCGCCGAGCCGAACAACAACGCCCCCGCCGCCGAGTGCCTGCACCTGGAAGTCAGTCAGCCCGGCCACCTGCCTGACCCAGCGGCCGTGCTGCCTGCCTGCCTGCCCGGCCAAACCGGCGGCCTGGGTTTGGTGAATACCCGTCAGCGCCTGCTGGCCCTCTATGGTGACGGCGCCCGCCTCACGCTGCGGGAGCAGCCAGCGGGCACCGTGGTGGCCCGGCTAAACGTGCCGGCAGCGGTGCTGGGGGTAAAACTCATCGCTTGA